The sequence GGCACTCAATATCCCCGTTTTTCTGTTATTACCAACATTTTGTGACTGGCGTTGGGGTATTGATCAAACTATATCTAGTTGGTACCCAAAAACAGAAATTTTTAGACAGCACATTACAGGCCTCTGGAACGTACCAGTAGAGAGGGTGGCTACACGTCTCTCAGAAGAGTTGGCTAAATTGATGCCAAAGCAGCATAAATGAAGCGACAACTACCTTGACACGCGCCGGAAATTATCAAAAAATAAATATGCAAAGCAGAGCGCTAAAAAAATAAGGATTTATTGAGGTGGGATTTAACTTAGAAAAATTTGAAGCATTTGCATACAGCAGAAATCATGAGGCTGGAATGAGGGAGCTCCTGGCGCTATTGGAGGGGCTGGATCAAAATTATGGGTATGTTGGCTCTCAATTTGAGGCGCAACCCTTGCAGTCTGTAGCGCAGCAAGAAGAAAATCGACATTTAATGACCCGCATTGCCGCAGCTATATCTTGCTTTTTCGCTGATAAAGAATTGAGAATTTCATTTGAATGGCAATCACGCATTTTAAATTATCACCGTTGGTTATCTCTTATATTTTCTGTCAGCTCTTTCCATAATGCAGATCATGTGATGCGCTCGTTAAATTTGCAAGAAAATCAATCAGATTTATCCCGGCTGGAGTTGGCAAAAGAAGATTTATTTAAATTTGCACTTCTATATATGCCCGATTCGGAAGTTCCTTTAGATTTAGATGCGCTTTGGGAGGCTGACAAAGTTTTGGCAGCAAGTCTTTGTCTTGTATTGATCTCCCCAAGATTTTTGGGTTCGCCTCTTGCTCATAGCAAGCGAGAGCAAATTTTGCCATGGCTCACCAAGAGATTGGTTGAAATAGAGGATTTGGAAAGTCTCCCTATGGGAGTTCTACATGATCTATATATGCACTGCAGTTATGCTGATAACCATAAGAAACATGATATTAAAAGATCCATTAATGCTCTGATTTGTAAAAAATTGAATCAACATAATTTATTAGATTTTGATCTCTCTATAAATAATGTTCAGGTACATGATTTAAATAATAAGCCCGTAATGCTTGTTGTTTTGGAGTGGTTTGGTAGTGCCCATTCTATCTACAGAACACATTCATTAACCATTGAGAGTGCTCGCCAGCATTTTTATGTAATTGGAATGGCGTATGAACAGTGTGTAGATGAAACAACTCGCCAAGTGTTTGATGAGTTTGTTGTTATTAAAGCTAACTCAATGCCAGAACAGTTAAGACAAATTCAAAATTTAGCAAGGGATAAGGGGGCAAAAGTGTGTTACATGCCTAGTGTCGGCATGTTCCCTTTAACCATGTGGTTAGCAAATTTACGGATTGCACCAATGCAATTGATGGCGTTAGGGCATCCAGCGACAACGCATGCCCATGCCATTGATTATGTAGTTGTAGAGGAAGACTATGTTGGTAGCGAGGAGTGTTTTAGTGAAAGATTATTAAAATTACCAAAAGATGGAATGCCATATAGACCATCTGCCGCCGCTCTGCCTCTCAATCTTGATTTAGATCGCGTCCAAAAGCCAACTTTAGTGCAAATTGCTGTATGTTCTACCACCATGAAGTTAAACCCAGGCTTTTTGCAGGCCTGCGCTCTAATATCCCAACGCGCAAAGGTGCCAATTCATTTTCAGTTTCTAATAGGTCAAGCGCAGGGTATTATTCATCCTTATGTTGAGAGGGTGGTCAAGAGCTATTTAGGTGATGGTGTTACTGTACACCCGCATCAGGCATACGCTGAATATATGAAGGTTATAAATCAATGCGATTTATTTATCAATCCCTTTCCATTTGGCAATACAAATGGGATTATCGATACTGTTAGCGCTGGACTGGTTGGTATTTGTAAGACGGGGCAGGAAGTACATGAACATATCGATCAGGGTCTTTTTGAGCGCCTTGGATTTCCAAATTGGATGATCGCTAAGTCTGTGGACCAGTATGTCGAGGCCGCCATTCGATTGGTTGAAAATCATGAAGAAAGAATAGTCTTGTCAAAATTGCATGCCGGACCCGGAGCAACAAACATAATTTTTAACGGAAGAGCTCACATTATGGGGGAGCTTATATATGAAAAACTCAACGAGATGAGCTGTCCCTAGGGTAGCAAAGCAAATAAATCTAGAGATGTTGACCTGTCTGGTTTTATCAAATCAACTTAGGCTGCAGACATAAAGACTGTTAAGAAAATACTAAAAACGTTGGGGGGATGATGAAAATCGCCAAAGAAATTAAGAAAACAAAGATTGATGCGCTGCCCAACTTTGATATGGCTCGCTATTTAAATAGCGATAAAGCAATTGCCGAATACCTAAATCAAGTTCTTGAAGAGGGTGATGACGCATTGTGTGTATTCCAGTGAAAGTTGCCACCTATTCCATTCCAAAGTTGGCGCCCATTCCAGCGGAAAGTAGCCCAGTGATCCCAGTAGGGGTCATCACATTAAACTTCCCAATCTTCAATTAGCAAGCCTTGCACCCTGCCAAATTCACCGGTGTTATGGGTAATTAGTATTGCATTATTAGCGCGTGCGATTGCGGCAATGATTAAATCATTCGCGCCAATTACATTTCCTATTCAGTAATAAAAATAATTTCTTATGGTTGGTACCGCACATAATTATTAGCAAGAAATAACTAGACTGTCTATAACAAACCTACGAGCTGATTTGGCGTCCTGCTAAATCTACTGCCCTAGATTTCGAACATAGTTCAATTACTCACCCTAATTATGCTTAGCTTCGTTTCAAGGAAGGGATAAAAAAAATGAACAAGAAACAGTTGTTTCAAAAGATCATAACTCATCATTTGTATGGGCCACAACAATATGATGGCAGAGAGGTATTCTATGATGCCGATAAAGGGCAATTTTGGGATCCTCGTATGAACTCGTATTTAGATCATGAAGTCGGTCGAGTGTTAATTGATATTTATTTTGGACGCGGAAAGGCTCCAGTCACTCCGATAAAATAATCCGTCTCAATTGGACAAGAGATATATTTGGGGAAAAGCTTAAATATGTACGGGGTCAACCATAACGGTTTGCTCTCAATCCTTATGTGCGCTATCGAACAGACTTAATCTATAGTAAGTATAATAGTTATAGTTATAGTTATATTAAGTGATCTGTTACATAAAATATATATAAAGAATAAATGATTTTAGTTAAAGATCAAAACCAATTATTCAATTCCTTTCCCCCAGAAGTATGGAAGAGGTTACTGCTTCACTTCACACTGGTTGACATGGAACTTGGTATGGTTTTATACGAGCCAGGAATAAAGATGACTCATGTTTTCTTTCCGGCCACTGCAATTGTTTCTTTATTGTATGGATTAGAAAATGGAACATCTGCGGAAATTGCTGTAGCAGGTAATGAAGGTTTAGTGGGCATATCAATTTTTATGGGGGGTGAGACATCTACTAGCAGGGCCGTTGTCCAAAGTGCAGGCTTTGGTTACAAAATCAAGTCTAGTATTTTATTGGACGAATTTAATCGATCTGCTCCAGTAATGCATCTTCTACTACGCTACACCCAAGCACTCATAAGTCAAATGACACAAACTGCGGTTTGTAATCGGCACCATTCTTTAGATCAGCAATTATGTCGATGGTTATTACTAAGCGCCGATCGTCTAACAGGGAATGAGCTCATTATGACGCAGGAGCTTATTGCTAATATGCTGGGCGTTCGCAGGGAAGGGGTAACTGAGGCAGCAACAAAACTCCAAAAGGCAGGTCTAATTAAATATGCCCGTGGTCACATCACTATCTTAAATCGAACTGGCCTAGAACAGCGTAGTTGTGAGTGCTATAAGGTTGTGAAAAAAGAATACGATAGATTATTACCCAATTGCATTGCAACGTAAGTTAGTTTTTATTGGATGTCTAAGTATCATTGACTCTTTTAGACTTTGCTCAGCGTCTAACTTTCGGGTAAATTTTTTTACCAGCTGATCAAAATTATTTATTACACACCCGGCTGAATCAGAGCTGCTAACAGCAAACATCCATTTAGTTTTATAGAGCACCAAAGGCAATTACAGGTGGAAGAGCGATATTGTGCTAAAAAGTGAAGTAAGTTTTTCTCTTCTAACAGAAGTAAGCCTTACTCATCAACATCTCGTCATTGTGTACGGTAGCAGACATAAATATTTATTAATACCCTATAAAGTAACTAAATTATTAAATTAATTTAGGCGGTAAAAAATGATTTCGATCAAATCGTTGGCTTTTGCTAAATATCTAAATGCCTCAACTTCTTTAAATTGGATTAATGCTAATCATAAAATTGATCTTGTAGAGGAGCAGTTGCTGAATCATATTTTATTGATGACATTTAAGGGCGATGATCTATTGGTAGGGGATCTCCTAGTTCTATGGCAATTTGGTTCGCAAGCGACGATTCATAAACGATTAAAAAGTTTGAGTACTAAAGGTTATGTTGAGTTACGAGAAGGAAAGCTGGACGGCCGAAAAAAATTAATTTATTTAACAGCAAAAGCAGATAAGCATTTTCAAAAGCTATCTGTGTATTTAAATAAAGCATTAAAAGAATTGGAAATAAGATAAATAATTTTGCTTTGGAGACAAAGGTACCAACGTACATCATATAAGTGGTAACTCGGATCACGAGTTTGAATCGCTATCACTTATATAGACATTATCTAGCATAATATTTAGTTTATTAGAAGGTGTTTAATGAGTGCAAAAAGACCATTAACAGAAGAGTTCAAGTTAGAGGAACTCAAGCAAGTGCTTGAGTGATGTTTCTGATTTCAAGACATCGCTGCCAGATTTGGCACTTCGTCTCATAGCCCGTATACCTTGACTAATAAATAGGACATTCCAGCAGAGTAAAAACAAGGGTAGATATCTGTGATTACATTGAAATTTTTTACAACCCGGTTAGGCATCATGGTTACAACGTTGGGCTTTCTCCGGTAGTATTTGAAATGTAGTACCAAGCGAAGTTTGCAAGTGTCTAAGATATTGTCAGTGATTCAATATAACTTAGGGACTATCCATGAAAATAGCTACTAAAGTCTTTAAACGTTTTAGAGCTAGAGAAGTTGGTAGGACATTTTTTATTCTATTATCAACCGAATCGATCCCAACTTTAATTAAATCTAGTCTAGCCAGTTCTTTCGTAACAGCATGAAGCGTTGCCTGAGATCCTACTGTTTTTAGTAAAATAATCTCTTTAACGTGGCAGGCCTTATTGGTAAGATATTTTTCACATATATAGTCTAAGATCAAGACTTGCCTATCGTTTAAGTGATAGCTTTTATTGATTGATCTTGCTTTATCAATTTTGGATAAGTATTCCAACATGAACTTTGTTATCGCTTTACTTCTTTTATTTTTGAGTTGATATTACCGTAGACTTTCCAATGTTTGATGTCTTCAAATAGCTTATCGAGATCGGCATAAGATAGGTTCTTCATATCCAGAAGGTTGATTGAGTCTCCTGCCTCTAGTCTTTCTAATGCCATAGCGTGTGTTAGCTCAGTCATTCAAATGTCCTTTAGCCAATTTGGCCTCATTCTTAGTAAGCTAGGCTTAATTCATCACTTATTGCCACGTTTAAGTTGGTAAATGTAATTAATCGGACATAAATTTTTTAAAAGGTCCATGATGTTTGATAGACAAGAGAACATCCTAGGGAGTTTTCACTATCAACCAACTTGTAATCGAACGTTTCTATTTAGCCTTC comes from Polynucleobacter paneuropaeus and encodes:
- a CDS encoding helix-turn-helix domain-containing protein, producing MISIKSLAFAKYLNASTSLNWINANHKIDLVEEQLLNHILLMTFKGDDLLVGDLLVLWQFGSQATIHKRLKSLSTKGYVELREGKLDGRKKLIYLTAKADKHFQKLSVYLNKALKELEIR
- a CDS encoding helix-turn-helix domain-containing protein — its product is MMKIAKEIKKTKIDALPNFDMARYLNSDKAIAEYLNQVLEEGDDALCVFQ
- a CDS encoding peptide transporter yields the protein MGFNLEKFEAFAYSRNHEAGMRELLALLEGLDQNYGYVGSQFEAQPLQSVAQQEENRHLMTRIAAAISCFFADKELRISFEWQSRILNYHRWLSLIFSVSSFHNADHVMRSLNLQENQSDLSRLELAKEDLFKFALLYMPDSEVPLDLDALWEADKVLAASLCLVLISPRFLGSPLAHSKREQILPWLTKRLVEIEDLESLPMGVLHDLYMHCSYADNHKKHDIKRSINALICKKLNQHNLLDFDLSINNVQVHDLNNKPVMLVVLEWFGSAHSIYRTHSLTIESARQHFYVIGMAYEQCVDETTRQVFDEFVVIKANSMPEQLRQIQNLARDKGAKVCYMPSVGMFPLTMWLANLRIAPMQLMALGHPATTHAHAIDYVVVEEDYVGSEECFSERLLKLPKDGMPYRPSAAALPLNLDLDRVQKPTLVQIAVCSTTMKLNPGFLQACALISQRAKVPIHFQFLIGQAQGIIHPYVERVVKSYLGDGVTVHPHQAYAEYMKVINQCDLFINPFPFGNTNGIIDTVSAGLVGICKTGQEVHEHIDQGLFERLGFPNWMIAKSVDQYVEAAIRLVENHEERIVLSKLHAGPGATNIIFNGRAHIMGELIYEKLNEMSCP
- a CDS encoding Crp/Fnr family transcriptional regulator, with protein sequence MILVKDQNQLFNSFPPEVWKRLLLHFTLVDMELGMVLYEPGIKMTHVFFPATAIVSLLYGLENGTSAEIAVAGNEGLVGISIFMGGETSTSRAVVQSAGFGYKIKSSILLDEFNRSAPVMHLLLRYTQALISQMTQTAVCNRHHSLDQQLCRWLLLSADRLTGNELIMTQELIANMLGVRREGVTEAATKLQKAGLIKYARGHITILNRTGLEQRSCECYKVVKKEYDRLLPNCIAT